One stretch of Chryseobacterium sp. LJ668 DNA includes these proteins:
- a CDS encoding GntR family transcriptional regulator: MSDTLEININENSRVPKYKQIVDSILNGIDGGKIKIGEKIPSINELSESCFLSRDTVEKAYKELRKRQIIESVKGKGYYISRVNKNDIINIFFLINKPSTYKMMIYNYFVNAIGTKGNVEMYIYHCDETLFINSLKKNLGGFDYYVVMPHFRDEQYKHTSSTQEVLDMIEQIPKNKLLLLDNTKPNISGEYGSIFQDFEHDIYNALEEGLDKIKKYEKIILVYPDKSIHPYPFRIVRGFEKFCRDFKLDYEILDEIYPDMELQDKDIFITIRERDLVNLVKQIRQKNLKLGEDIGIISYNETPLKELLGITVITTDFKAMGESAAYMILKNKKEQVNNVFKFIQRESL, translated from the coding sequence ATGTCAGACACTTTAGAAATCAATATCAATGAAAATTCCAGAGTCCCGAAATACAAGCAGATTGTAGATTCTATCCTGAACGGAATTGACGGTGGAAAGATTAAAATAGGAGAAAAAATTCCTTCTATCAATGAACTCAGCGAATCTTGCTTTCTCTCGAGAGATACAGTGGAAAAGGCGTATAAAGAGCTTCGCAAAAGGCAAATCATTGAATCTGTGAAAGGGAAAGGTTATTATATTTCTCGGGTAAATAAAAATGACATTATCAATATTTTCTTTCTGATCAACAAGCCCAGTACCTATAAGATGATGATTTACAATTATTTTGTGAACGCCATCGGTACCAAAGGCAATGTTGAAATGTACATCTATCACTGTGACGAAACGCTTTTTATTAATTCTTTAAAAAAGAATCTCGGTGGGTTTGATTATTATGTGGTGATGCCACATTTTCGTGATGAGCAATATAAACATACCAGCTCTACACAGGAAGTTTTAGACATGATCGAACAAATTCCTAAGAATAAATTATTGCTTTTAGACAATACAAAACCCAATATTTCGGGAGAATATGGCTCTATTTTTCAAGATTTTGAGCACGATATATACAACGCATTAGAAGAAGGTCTAGATAAAATAAAAAAGTACGAGAAGATCATTTTGGTATATCCCGACAAATCTATTCATCCTTATCCTTTCCGTATTGTGAGAGGTTTTGAAAAGTTTTGCAGAGATTTTAAACTCGATTATGAAATTCTTGATGAAATCTATCCTGACATGGAACTGCAGGATAAAGATATTTTCATCACCATTCGTGAGCGTGATCTGGTGAATCTGGTGAAACAAATCCGTCAAAAAAATCTGAAATTAGGTGAGGACATCGGTATCATTTCCTATAACGAAACGCCTTTGAAAGAATTGCTTGGAATTACGGTGATTACAACAGATTTTAAGGCAATGGGGGAATCTGCAGCATACATGATTTTGAAAAATAAGAAGGAGCAGGTGAATAATGTGTTTAAATTTATTCAGAGGGAATCACTATAG
- a CDS encoding alpha-hydroxy acid oxidase — protein MSFPFDTNYASLELLIERAKKKMPRFAFEYLDGGCNENINRDRNTSELREVLLRPQYLNNNYTEANMETELFGVKYSAPFGISPVGLQGLMWPNAPEILAKAAFKHNIPFILSTVTTSSIERIAELTEGKAWYQLYHPKEEWLRDDILDRCEASGYDVLCVLSDVPTFGYRAKEIRNGLAMPPQLNFRNVSQALARPEWCLEILKQGVPSFKTMEKYMDKNMNVKQLGQFMNSTFSGRLNSDRIKAIRDKWKGKLVIKGVASDEDAAEAVRLGFDGMIISNHGGRQLDAGESTIAVVKEISEKYKGQIKIMMDSGVRTGPDVARALSCGAEFTFMGRTFMYAVGALGDKGGDHIIEMLKMQFRQVMEQVCCDTPEELQNFRVR, from the coding sequence ATGTCCTTTCCATTTGATACCAATTATGCCTCGCTTGAACTTTTAATTGAAAGAGCAAAGAAAAAAATGCCCCGTTTCGCTTTCGAATATTTGGACGGAGGCTGTAATGAAAATATCAACCGCGACAGAAATACGAGCGAATTACGAGAAGTTTTGCTTCGTCCGCAATACTTGAACAACAATTACACGGAAGCCAATATGGAAACGGAATTATTTGGGGTAAAATATTCTGCTCCATTCGGGATTTCTCCTGTTGGTTTACAAGGTTTGATGTGGCCCAATGCTCCGGAAATTTTAGCAAAAGCAGCTTTTAAACATAATATTCCTTTCATTTTAAGTACGGTAACGACCAGCAGTATCGAAAGAATTGCAGAACTGACGGAAGGAAAAGCTTGGTATCAACTGTACCATCCTAAAGAAGAATGGTTGCGTGATGATATTCTTGACCGTTGTGAAGCTTCTGGTTATGATGTTTTGTGTGTTTTATCCGATGTTCCAACTTTTGGTTACAGAGCAAAAGAGATCAGAAACGGTTTGGCAATGCCACCACAGCTGAACTTCAGAAATGTTTCCCAGGCTTTGGCAAGACCGGAATGGTGCCTTGAAATTTTGAAACAAGGCGTTCCAAGTTTTAAAACGATGGAAAAATACATGGACAAAAACATGAACGTAAAACAGTTGGGACAGTTCATGAACTCTACTTTTTCCGGCAGATTAAATTCAGACAGAATCAAAGCCATCCGTGACAAATGGAAAGGGAAATTAGTCATAAAAGGCGTCGCTTCCGACGAAGATGCAGCAGAAGCGGTACGTTTAGGATTTGATGGAATGATCATTTCCAATCACGGCGGAAGACAGTTGGATGCCGGAGAATCTACGATTGCCGTGGTAAAAGAGATCAGTGAAAAATACAAAGGTCAGATTAAAATCATGATGGACAGCGGCGTAAGAACCGGTCCGGATGTTGCCCGTGCTTTGAGTTGCGGTGCTGAATTTACCTTTATGGGAAGAACGTTTATGTATGCAGTTGGAGCGCTTGGTGATAAAGGCGGAGACCATATTATTGAAATGCTGAAAATGCAGTTCAGACAGGTGATGGAGCAGGTTTGCTGTGATACACCGGAGGAGTTGCAGAATTTTAGGGTGAGGTGA
- a CDS encoding DUF4450 domain-containing protein has protein sequence MRRKPLFAGLIVLSAFSLSFSQSKHWQNNERELHYKEDKGDFLLVNGKYRFNRALYGDNRASRVEAGDLPEFALYLPGMGGNLQFVIEKGNSIKKLIHADQIETRYRPGSMLYEIKDPILGTGILKLTVLAQAKEEGLVLKMETVNIDSSTKIYAVFGGASGTTFSRNGDIGADPESGFYLLPEYGLNNQFQLNKNQFQLNYLNKKKESQTVSGSFSNVNSLQQTDATTLEKLSEFTQNKTDKSPIVYASYSSQKQPVYIQVAKGKSEKNFSDEALKNIFNEAEKSRLTLTNRIQLKTPDADLNNFGANLAVAADGIWESPTFLHGAVAWRMRLNAWRGAYTADALSWHDRAKEHFESYANSQVLKPDSAPVEMDTLLHLARSAEKMGTSVFSSGYISRNPNDNTKPHHYDMNLVFFDQLFSHFNYTGDKEFLKKMWPTMVRHMDWEKRNFKRGDLYDAYAAIWASDALQYSGGKVTHTSAYNYRANREMAKLAKIIGENPQPYEQEADAILKAMKNQLWIKEKGYFAEYKDALGNQIVHDKPGIWSIYHVSDAFILNEFEDYQNLQYINHHTPKIPVTVKGADNKDYFTLATTNWQPYDWSINNVALAENLQTALAYWQAGRNEDAYQLWKGNLVESMYYGISPGNFEQLSHYDAFRGELYRDFADPIGVASRTLTEGLFGVYPNLLENKISIKPGFPKDWNSAELKLPDWEYQFTRTSKKTEYLFKSKYQNPVSLEMQIPVNYSNIKSVKVNGKKVDWKIKSNSISQPFIQFETLQGDDFKIEINYSGEELKNEQIDFTNYISESLQLNFDSKKKIKDILDPQELIKTRNGNQFDLVKEERKGTFFIQVEQNGTTWWQPVNVDIRFPLDIKWVNKKLQIQSKSSNPINGKLSVNGLNKTFSVQKNQSASIEIPSNYLSKGTNSILLDYNGIKQNIEITDWEIENQGQFNNISLASKYNEKVTDIFNQKYLSPRLEVPTLQLPWQGIGNWCYPLITAQIDDSGLMNKRKNGKVDFLGIPFLINTTDKNIAFVSQWDNYSDALEISISGKGKKIYFLMAGSTNPMQSQIVNGKITVQYVDGSMTELELKNPTNWWPIEQDLFDDNFAFEIPDDKIPYRVKLKTGELYKGGTLSKYSSIKGFTDRQVDGGSATILDLPIDANKELKSIKLSAVSNDVVIGVMSATVLK, from the coding sequence ATGCGAAGAAAACCCCTATTCGCCGGATTGATTGTTTTGTCGGCATTCTCACTTTCTTTTTCTCAGTCGAAACACTGGCAAAATAACGAGCGTGAACTGCATTACAAAGAAGACAAAGGCGATTTTTTACTTGTCAACGGAAAGTACAGATTCAACAGAGCGTTGTATGGAGACAATCGTGCATCACGAGTGGAAGCAGGAGATTTGCCGGAATTCGCACTCTATCTTCCGGGAATGGGCGGCAATCTTCAGTTCGTCATTGAGAAAGGAAATTCGATTAAGAAATTGATTCACGCGGATCAAATTGAAACGCGTTATAGACCCGGCTCAATGTTGTATGAAATCAAAGATCCTATTCTGGGAACGGGAATTTTAAAACTGACTGTTTTGGCGCAGGCTAAAGAAGAAGGTTTAGTTTTAAAAATGGAAACTGTCAATATAGATTCTTCCACAAAAATCTATGCGGTTTTCGGCGGTGCGAGCGGAACGACTTTCAGCAGAAACGGTGACATCGGCGCAGACCCGGAATCCGGATTTTATCTGTTGCCTGAATATGGTCTGAACAACCAGTTTCAATTGAATAAAAATCAGTTTCAACTCAATTATTTAAATAAGAAAAAGGAAAGTCAAACGGTCAGCGGAAGTTTTTCAAATGTTAATTCATTACAGCAAACCGATGCGACGACTTTAGAAAAATTGTCTGAGTTTACTCAAAATAAAACAGACAAATCTCCGATTGTTTACGCTTCGTATTCTTCACAAAAACAACCGGTTTATATTCAGGTTGCCAAAGGAAAATCAGAGAAAAACTTTTCGGATGAGGCATTGAAAAATATCTTTAATGAAGCGGAAAAATCCCGTTTAACATTAACGAACAGAATTCAGCTCAAAACACCGGATGCAGATCTGAATAATTTCGGAGCCAATTTAGCGGTTGCTGCAGACGGAATCTGGGAAAGTCCGACCTTCCTTCACGGTGCGGTGGCGTGGAGAATGCGACTGAATGCGTGGCGTGGTGCTTACACAGCCGATGCTTTGAGCTGGCACGACCGAGCGAAAGAACATTTCGAAAGTTATGCCAATTCTCAGGTTTTAAAACCTGATTCTGCGCCTGTCGAAATGGATACTTTGCTTCATTTGGCGAGGAGTGCAGAAAAAATGGGAACCTCGGTTTTTTCGAGCGGATATATTTCCAGAAACCCGAATGACAATACCAAACCGCATCATTATGATATGAATCTGGTATTTTTTGACCAGCTATTTTCGCATTTCAATTACACGGGAGACAAAGAATTTCTAAAAAAAATGTGGCCGACGATGGTTCGTCATATGGATTGGGAAAAAAGGAATTTCAAGCGTGGTGATTTGTATGATGCCTACGCTGCGATTTGGGCGAGCGATGCGCTGCAATATTCGGGTGGAAAAGTAACGCACACTTCGGCTTATAATTACAGAGCCAACCGTGAAATGGCGAAACTGGCTAAAATCATTGGCGAAAATCCTCAACCTTACGAACAGGAAGCTGATGCGATTTTAAAAGCAATGAAAAACCAGCTCTGGATTAAAGAAAAAGGATATTTTGCTGAATATAAAGATGCATTAGGAAATCAAATCGTTCATGACAAACCTGGAATCTGGTCGATTTATCACGTTTCCGACGCGTTTATTCTGAATGAATTTGAAGATTACCAAAACTTACAGTACATCAATCATCACACTCCGAAAATTCCGGTGACGGTAAAAGGTGCGGATAATAAAGACTATTTCACTTTAGCAACCACCAACTGGCAACCTTACGACTGGTCGATTAACAATGTCGCTTTGGCGGAAAATTTACAGACTGCTTTGGCGTATTGGCAGGCGGGACGAAATGAAGATGCCTACCAACTTTGGAAGGGAAATCTGGTTGAGTCGATGTATTACGGCATCAGTCCCGGGAATTTCGAACAGCTTTCTCATTACGACGCGTTCCGTGGAGAATTATACCGTGATTTTGCCGACCCGATTGGTGTGGCTTCAAGAACTTTGACGGAAGGACTTTTTGGAGTTTACCCTAATTTGTTAGAGAATAAAATCAGCATCAAACCTGGTTTCCCGAAAGACTGGAATTCTGCTGAGTTAAAACTTCCGGATTGGGAATATCAATTTACCAGAACTTCTAAAAAGACGGAATATTTATTTAAATCAAAATATCAGAATCCGGTTTCGTTGGAAATGCAGATTCCTGTTAATTATTCCAACATCAAATCGGTGAAAGTGAATGGCAAAAAGGTGGATTGGAAGATTAAATCCAATTCGATTTCACAACCATTTATTCAGTTTGAAACGCTGCAAGGAGATGATTTTAAAATTGAAATCAACTATTCTGGAGAAGAACTGAAAAATGAGCAAATCGATTTCACCAATTATATTTCTGAAAGTCTTCAGTTGAATTTTGATTCAAAAAAGAAAATTAAAGATATTCTTGACCCACAGGAATTAATTAAAACCCGAAATGGGAATCAGTTTGATTTGGTTAAAGAAGAAAGAAAAGGAACTTTTTTCATACAAGTCGAGCAAAACGGGACGACTTGGTGGCAACCTGTGAATGTGGATATCCGTTTTCCTTTGGACATAAAATGGGTGAATAAAAAACTGCAGATTCAATCAAAATCATCCAATCCAATTAATGGAAAACTCTCTGTGAATGGTTTAAACAAAACTTTTTCAGTTCAAAAAAATCAAAGTGCCTCGATTGAAATTCCTTCAAATTATTTAAGCAAAGGAACCAATTCAATTTTACTTGACTACAACGGAATCAAGCAAAATATTGAAATCACAGACTGGGAAATTGAGAATCAAGGTCAATTCAACAACATTTCATTGGCTTCGAAATACAATGAAAAAGTGACCGATATTTTCAATCAGAAATACCTTTCGCCAAGGCTTGAAGTTCCTACTTTACAGCTTCCTTGGCAGGGAATCGGAAACTGGTGTTACCCGTTAATCACTGCTCAAATTGATGACAGCGGATTGATGAACAAAAGAAAAAACGGCAAAGTTGATTTTCTGGGAATTCCGTTTTTAATTAATACAACGGATAAAAATATTGCGTTTGTGAGTCAATGGGATAATTATTCTGACGCTCTTGAAATTTCAATTTCAGGTAAAGGAAAGAAAATTTATTTTCTGATGGCGGGTTCTACGAATCCGATGCAGTCGCAGATTGTGAATGGAAAAATTACCGTTCAATATGTTGATGGTTCAATGACAGAATTAGAGTTGAAAAATCCAACAAACTGGTGGCCGATTGAGCAGGATTTGTTTGATGATAATTTTGCGTTTGAAATTCCTGATGATAAAATTCCGTATCGTGTGAAACTGAAAACGGGAGAATTGTATAAAGGCGGAACGTTGAGCAAATATTCAAGCATCAAAGGATTTACAGACCGTCAGGTTGATGGTGGTTCTGCAACGATTCTGGATTTGCCGATTGATGCGAATAAAGAATTAAAATCGATAAAATTATCGGCCGTAAGCAATGATGTAGTCATCGGAGTGATGAGTGCGACGGTTTTGAAATAA
- a CDS encoding nuclear transport factor 2 family protein, giving the protein MIKKLIFAMSFLVAITVYGQKKNDIQAVTNGAEKLRLAMISGDKTSLESLIVPELTYGHSGGHIDDAKEFVEKLVSKKSDFLTIDITNQNIQIVGNTAIVRHHFYATTADLGKAPGDVTLDILLVWTKVKNDWKLLARQAVKSEKKK; this is encoded by the coding sequence ATGATAAAGAAATTAATTTTTGCCATGAGTTTTTTGGTAGCAATCACTGTTTACGGGCAGAAAAAAAATGACATACAAGCTGTGACAAATGGCGCAGAAAAACTGAGGTTAGCCATGATCAGCGGAGATAAAACATCATTAGAATCCTTAATTGTACCTGAGTTGACTTACGGACATTCCGGAGGGCATATTGATGATGCTAAAGAATTTGTAGAAAAATTGGTCAGCAAAAAATCTGATTTTTTGACCATTGATATTACTAATCAAAATATACAAATCGTTGGAAATACTGCGATTGTCCGTCATCATTTTTATGCCACCACTGCTGATCTGGGAAAAGCTCCGGGTGATGTGACTCTGGATATTTTGCTGGTTTGGACCAAGGTGAAAAATGATTGGAAATTGCTGGCGAGACAGGCGGTGAAATCGGAGAAGAAAAAGTGA
- a CDS encoding glycoside hydrolase family 28 protein, with translation MKKYFLFFFIMLLNVSVSAQYRPWTSAKQPLKEIKALKKQIKKPEFRKVDYLITDFGAVGDGKTKNTEAFKKAIEKCNAEGGGRVIVPNGIFLTGAIYLKSNVNLHLSDGSTILFSQDSDDYPIVFTRWEGMECMNYSSLIYAYEEENIAITGKGTLDGNADLDNWWFWCGATKYGYNASRPGRQNPARAKLHEYMAQRKPARERIFGDGWYLRPNFVQPYKSKNFYMADVLVKNSPMWNLNPVLCENVLIERVKVISHGPNNDGFDPEACKNVWIKDSYFDTGDDCIAIKSGRDEDGRDIGRPAENHIIENCEMKDGHGGVVIGSEIAGGAKNIYAIGNVMDSKNLDRALRIKTSSSRGGIIENVFFYNTKVGAYKEAAVRFNMHYEKPGNHIPTIRNIWVENLTVDKGGKYAVFSDAYETSPVTDFTMINAKMTGVEIPYKVDYLKNVTLKNVTVNGQPLTELKP, from the coding sequence ATGAAAAAATACTTTTTATTCTTCTTTATAATGCTGCTGAATGTCTCGGTTTCAGCTCAGTACAGACCCTGGACCTCGGCAAAGCAGCCTTTAAAAGAAATCAAAGCTCTAAAAAAACAAATCAAAAAGCCCGAATTCAGAAAAGTGGATTACTTGATAACCGATTTCGGAGCTGTAGGTGACGGAAAAACAAAAAATACGGAAGCCTTTAAAAAAGCGATTGAAAAATGCAATGCTGAAGGCGGCGGAAGAGTAATCGTTCCGAACGGTATCTTCCTAACCGGGGCTATCTATTTAAAATCTAATGTCAATCTACATCTGAGCGACGGTTCTACCATTTTGTTCAGCCAGGACAGCGACGACTACCCTATTGTTTTCACCCGTTGGGAAGGTATGGAATGCATGAATTATTCATCTTTAATTTATGCTTATGAAGAAGAAAATATCGCCATTACCGGAAAAGGAACCTTAGACGGAAACGCAGATCTAGACAACTGGTGGTTTTGGTGTGGCGCTACAAAATATGGTTACAACGCATCACGTCCGGGAAGACAAAATCCGGCCCGTGCAAAGCTTCACGAATATATGGCTCAGAGAAAACCTGCCAGAGAAAGAATTTTTGGGGACGGATGGTACCTGAGACCCAATTTCGTTCAGCCGTATAAGTCTAAGAATTTCTATATGGCAGATGTTTTGGTAAAAAATTCTCCCATGTGGAATCTAAATCCGGTTTTATGCGAAAATGTTTTGATTGAAAGGGTAAAAGTCATCAGCCACGGACCCAACAATGACGGTTTCGACCCTGAAGCCTGTAAAAATGTCTGGATTAAAGACTCTTATTTTGACACCGGAGACGACTGTATCGCCATCAAATCCGGAAGAGATGAGGATGGAAGAGATATCGGAAGACCTGCCGAAAATCATATCATTGAAAACTGTGAAATGAAAGACGGTCACGGCGGTGTGGTGATCGGAAGCGAAATTGCTGGTGGTGCGAAAAACATTTATGCCATCGGTAACGTGATGGACAGCAAGAATCTTGACCGTGCTTTAAGAATTAAAACCAGCTCAAGCCGTGGCGGTATCATCGAAAATGTATTTTTCTACAACACAAAAGTAGGTGCTTACAAGGAAGCAGCAGTGCGTTTCAATATGCATTATGAAAAACCGGGGAATCATATTCCGACCATCAGAAATATCTGGGTTGAAAATCTAACCGTTGACAAAGGCGGAAAATATGCTGTCTTCTCTGATGCTTACGAAACTTCTCCTGTAACCGATTTCACCATGATCAATGCTAAAATGACCGGCGTTGAAATTCCGTATAAAGTGGATTACTTAAAAAATGTGACTTTAAAAAATGTAACCGTCAACGGACAGCCGTTAACCGAGTTAAAACCATAA
- a CDS encoding FGGY-family carbohydrate kinase → MSKKKVTIVFDIGKTNKKFFLFDKNYKEVVREYTELPLTTDEDGYPTEDLAALQNWIKDNFNAILDDENYEVKAINFSTYGASFVHLDQKGNVLTPLYNYTKPMDQDILDLFYEKHGSKLKIARETASPQTGMLNSGLQLFWLKYKHPEVFKKIRYSLHLPQYLSYLFTGICVSEFTSIGCHTNLWDYDKADYHDWVYEEGIDALLGPIVPTSASINTSYRNKKIKIGVGIHDSSSALLPYILSKKEPFLLLSTGTWSISLNPFNDESLTDEDIENNCLNYMRIDGKRVKASRFFMGNEYKIQVEKLCDYYGKEYGFHREVQFDQDLYLRLMKNKNIYFRFEGIILKRKMITATDLNSFSTFEEAYHQLMIELMDLQIHTITNAIGNSEIKNIYIDGGFTDNDVFMKLMSHHFQHYNVMSTHSPLGSALGASMVISNKKIDETFLQQHYQMKVLQPLILNL, encoded by the coding sequence ATGTCAAAAAAAAAGGTAACCATCGTATTTGATATTGGGAAAACCAACAAAAAGTTTTTTTTATTTGATAAAAATTACAAAGAAGTGGTGCGTGAATACACCGAACTTCCCCTTACCACTGATGAAGATGGTTATCCTACAGAAGATCTTGCAGCACTTCAAAACTGGATCAAAGATAATTTCAATGCCATTCTTGATGATGAAAATTATGAAGTGAAAGCCATTAATTTTTCGACTTATGGAGCAAGTTTTGTACATCTCGATCAGAAAGGAAATGTTTTAACGCCGCTGTACAATTATACCAAGCCGATGGATCAGGATATTCTTGATTTATTTTATGAAAAACATGGCAGCAAACTGAAAATTGCCCGCGAAACCGCATCTCCTCAAACGGGAATGCTCAACTCCGGACTGCAATTATTCTGGTTAAAATACAAACATCCGGAAGTTTTTAAAAAAATCCGTTACAGTCTGCATTTACCTCAGTATTTATCGTATTTATTTACAGGAATTTGCGTTTCAGAATTTACCTCAATTGGCTGTCATACCAATTTGTGGGATTACGACAAAGCAGATTATCACGACTGGGTGTATGAAGAAGGAATTGATGCCTTGCTGGGACCCATCGTTCCGACATCGGCAAGTATAAACACTTCGTACAGAAACAAAAAAATTAAAATCGGTGTTGGAATTCATGATAGCTCATCAGCACTATTACCGTATATTTTAAGTAAAAAAGAACCGTTTTTATTGCTGTCAACAGGAACTTGGAGTATTTCTTTAAATCCGTTTAATGATGAAAGTTTAACGGATGAAGATATCGAAAACAACTGTCTGAATTACATGAGAATCGACGGCAAACGTGTGAAAGCGTCCCGTTTTTTCATGGGAAATGAATACAAAATTCAGGTTGAAAAATTGTGTGATTATTACGGAAAAGAATATGGTTTTCACAGAGAAGTACAATTTGATCAGGATTTGTATCTGCGGCTGATGAAAAATAAAAATATCTATTTCCGTTTTGAAGGGATTATTTTAAAACGAAAAATGATTACAGCTACAGATTTAAATTCATTCTCAACCTTTGAAGAAGCTTACCATCAATTGATGATCGAGTTAATGGATTTGCAGATTCACACCATTACCAACGCTATTGGAAATTCAGAAATTAAAAATATTTATATCGACGGCGGTTTCACAGACAATGATGTCTTTATGAAACTGATGTCGCATCATTTCCAGCATTACAATGTGATGTCTACGCATTCTCCGTTGGGATCGGCTTTGGGTGCATCGATGGTAATTTCTAATAAAAAAATAGACGAAACGTTTTTACAGCAGCATTATCAGATGAAAGTGCTGCAGCCACTTATTCTTAATCTATAA
- a CDS encoding pectate lyase family protein — protein MKKITVACFCSMFVLFCKAQNYQNLNTDNCKSGKTLAFPEAEGFGKFAKGARGVANPEIYIVKNLNDNGEGSFRDAVSRPGRFVVFSVSGIINLESPITISENLTIAGQTAPGRGIVLSGQKVSFSGADHTIARYFRIRLGNKNKVSKNTDASGISNGKNIILDHMSFSWGMDEVFSVNWDSRGSEPDSITIQNSIVAQGLNLYNHSAGGLIQTVGHISIIKSLYASNKTRNPKVKGKNEFINNVIYNFGNLGNTNGHLVSGDGYIMGGSVQKSEVNIINNYFVAGPLNVENQTTPFSRGTNTFYLYESGNYHDNNKNGVLDGTLVPHSTTGYPGETPLHFVDVPFAYPCSKPDLSATEAFNYVIKNAGANYPDRDDVDNLIISEAFSKGKKGLYIFTENDLPLTNEGLGDFPAYQSAKDSDSDGIPDAIEIKMGLNPNNSSDALKASKVCNNYLNIEIYMNNLTK, from the coding sequence ATGAAAAAAATAACTGTAGCGTGTTTTTGTTCAATGTTTGTATTATTTTGTAAAGCTCAGAATTACCAAAATTTAAATACAGATAACTGTAAATCGGGAAAAACTTTGGCTTTTCCTGAAGCGGAAGGTTTTGGTAAATTTGCGAAAGGCGCAAGAGGAGTTGCCAATCCTGAGATTTATATTGTTAAAAATCTGAATGACAATGGTGAAGGTTCATTTCGTGATGCCGTTAGCAGACCGGGAAGGTTTGTTGTGTTTTCTGTAAGTGGAATTATCAATTTAGAATCTCCGATTACCATTTCAGAAAATCTTACCATTGCCGGACAAACCGCTCCGGGAAGAGGAATTGTCTTATCCGGTCAGAAAGTTTCTTTTTCGGGAGCTGATCATACGATTGCAAGATACTTTAGAATAAGATTGGGAAATAAAAATAAAGTTTCTAAAAACACCGATGCTTCCGGCATTTCCAACGGGAAAAATATCATCCTGGATCATATGTCTTTTTCATGGGGAATGGATGAGGTTTTCTCGGTCAATTGGGATTCCAGAGGATCTGAACCCGATAGCATTACCATCCAGAATTCAATTGTTGCACAAGGTTTAAATCTCTATAATCATTCGGCGGGAGGGCTCATTCAGACCGTTGGTCATATCAGTATTATTAAATCGCTGTATGCGAGTAACAAGACACGAAATCCTAAAGTAAAAGGAAAAAATGAATTTATCAACAATGTCATCTATAATTTTGGAAATCTGGGAAATACCAATGGACATTTAGTTTCCGGAGATGGATATATTATGGGCGGCTCGGTACAAAAATCTGAAGTTAATATCATTAATAATTATTTTGTGGCCGGACCTTTAAATGTTGAAAACCAGACAACACCATTCAGCAGAGGAACGAATACTTTCTATCTTTACGAATCCGGAAATTATCACGATAATAATAAAAACGGCGTTCTTGATGGAACTCTCGTGCCTCACAGCACAACCGGATATCCCGGAGAAACTCCATTGCATTTTGTGGATGTCCCGTTTGCGTACCCGTGCTCAAAACCTGATCTTTCAGCAACCGAAGCTTTTAATTATGTAATTAAAAATGCCGGTGCCAATTACCCGGATCGTGATGATGTAGACAATTTAATTATCTCGGAAGCCTTTTCAAAAGGGAAAAAAGGCCTGTATATATTTACCGAAAATGATCTACCGCTCACTAATGAGGGACTGGGAGATTTTCCAGCCTATCAAAGCGCAAAAGACAGTGACTCTGATGGAATTCCTGATGCTATCGAAATAAAAATGGGCCTTAATCCTAACAATTCATCAGATGCATTGAAAGCTAGCAAAGTGTGCAATAACTATTTAAATATTGAAATTTATATGAATAATCTGACAAAGTAA